A part of Rhodamnia argentea isolate NSW1041297 chromosome 8, ASM2092103v1, whole genome shotgun sequence genomic DNA contains:
- the LOC115736613 gene encoding cytosolic enolase 3 — protein MSVQEYLDKHILSRKIEDAVNAAVRAKTPDPVLFISNHMRKAVPSVITKIKARQILDSRGIPTVEVDLYTNKGMFRASAPSGDQTGMYEAMELRDGDKGVYLGNSVKRAVNNINEKISEALIGMDPILQAQIDQAMIDLDKTEKKGELGANAILAVSIAACKAGAAEKEVPLYKHIADLAGKPNLTLPVPSFTVISGGKHAGNNLAIQEIMILPIGASRFEEAVQMGSETYHHLKAVITEKCGAQGCNVGEDGGFAPNVSSFREALDLVKEAISRTGYSEGIKIAIDIAATNFCIGTKYDLDFKSPNKSGQNFKSGEDMIDMYKELCSDYRIVSIEDPFDKEDWEHVKHFSSLGVCQVVGDDLLMSNPKRVERAINESTCNAFLLKVNQIGTVTEAIEVVKLAKDAHWGIVISHRCGETEDTFIADLSVGLGSGQIKAGAPCRGERLAKYNQLLRIEEELGDQAVYVGEDWRLS, from the exons ATGTCGGTGCAGGAGTATCTGGACAAGCACATACTCTCTCGCAAGATCGAAGACGCCGTCAATGCCGCGGTTAGGGCCAAGACTCCCGATCCGGTCCTCTTCATC TCGAATCACATGAGAAAGGCGGTTCCGTCGGTTATAACGAAGATTAAAGCCAGGCAAATACTGGACAGCAGGGGTATTCCTACTGTTGAAGTTGACCTGTATACTAACAAGGGGATGTTTCGCGCGTCGGCTCCGAGCGGCGACCAAACCGGAAT GTACGAGGCTATGGAATTGCGGGACGGGGACAAGGGAGTGTATCTTGGAAATAGTGTAAAGAGAGCTGTTAATAATATTAACGAGAAAATCTCCGAAGCATTGATAGGGATGGATCCTATTCTACAGGCTCAGATTGATCAGGCCATGATAGACCTGGACAAAACAGAGAAGAAG GGTGAGCTGGGAGCTAATGCAATATTGGCTGTGTCAATTGCTGCTTGCAAAGCTGGTGCTGCTGAAAAGGAG GTTCCCCTTTATAAGCACATTGCTGATCTTGCTGGTAAACCCAACCTGACTCTTCCAGTACCTTCCTTCACAGTGATTAGCGGTGGAAAACACGCGGGAAACAACCTTGCCATTCAA GAAATCATGATTCTACCAATTGGAGCCTCCAGATTTGAGGAGGCTGTGCAAATGGGTTCAGAAACCTATCATCACTTAAAG GCTGTTATTACGGAGAAATGTGGTGCCCAGGGATGCAATGTGGGTGAAGATGGCGGCTTTGCTCCGAATGTGTCGAG CTTTAGAGAAGCCCTGGATCTGGTTAAAGAAGCTATCAGCAGAACTGGCTATAGTGAGGGAATAAAGATAGCTATTGACATTGCTGCTACTAATTTTTGCATAG GGACAAAATACGATCTGGACTTTAAGTCTCCAAATAAATCGGGCCAGAATTTCAAATCTGGGGAGGATATGATAGACATGTATAAAGAACTCTGCTCCG ACTATCGGATTGTATCAATCGAAGATCCATTTGACAAGGAGGACTGGGAGCATGTCAAGCATTTCTCTAGCCTTGGAGTTTGCCAG GTTGTTGGGGATGACTTGTTAATGTCAAATCCCAAACGTGTTGAGAGAGCAATTAATGAGTCCACTTGTAATGCTTTTCTTCTCAAG GTAAACCAGATTGGAACAGTGACGGAGGCCATTGAGGTGGTGAAGCTGGCAAAGGATGCTCATTGGGGAATCGTAATATCACATAGATGTGGTGAAACTGAAGATACTTTCATAGCTGACCTATCTGTGGGACTAGGTTCTGGTCAGATCAAAGCAGGTGCTCCTTGTCGAGGAGAACGACTGGCAAAGTACAACCAG TTACTCCGCATTGAGGAAGAGCTTGGTGATCAAGCTGTTTATGTCGGTGAAGATTGGAGGCTGTCTTAA
- the LOC115736620 gene encoding proliferating cell nuclear antigen, whose translation MLELRLVQGSLLKKVLESLKDLVNDANFDCSATGFSLQAMDSSHVALVALLLRSEGFEHYRCDRNISMGMNLNNMSKMLKCAGNDDIITIKADDGSDTVTFMFESPTQDKIADFEMKLMDIDSEHLGIPEAEYHAIVRMPSAEFARICKDLSSIGDTVVISVTKEGVKFSTRGDIGTANIVCRQNTTVDKPEEATVIEMNEPVTLTFALRYLNSFTKATPLSNTVTISLSSDLPVVVEYKIAEMGYVRFYLAPKIEEDEDETKP comes from the exons ATGCTCGAGCTCCGGCTAGTGCAAGGCTCGCTCCTGAAGAAGGTCCTCGAGTCGCTCAAGGACCTCGTCAATGACGCCAACTTCGACTGTTCCGCCACCGGGTTCTCCCTCCAGGCCATGGACTCGAGCCACGTGGCCCTGGTGGCCCTTCTCCTCCGATCGGAGGGCTTCGAGCACTACCGGTGCGACCGCAACATCTCCATGGGGATGAACCTCAACAACATGTCGAAGATGCTCAAGTGCGCGGGCAACGACGACATCATCACCATCAAGGCCGACGACGGGAGCGACACGGTCACGTTCATGTTTGAGAGTCCGA CACAGGATAAAATTGCTGATTTCGAGATGAAATTGATGGACATTGACAGTGAGCATCTTGGAATACCAGAGGCAGAGTACCATGCCATTGTTAGAATGCCGTCAGCTGAATTTGCTAGGATTTGTAAAGATCTCAGCAGCATCGGTGATACTG TTGTTATATCCGTGACAAAGGAGGGTGTGAAATTTTCCACTAGAGGTGATATAGGAACTGCAAATATTGTTTGCAGGCAAAATACGACTGTTGACAAG CCGGAGGAAGCCACAGTTATCGAAATGAATGAGCCAGTGACATTGACTTTTGCATTGAGGTACCTCAACTCCTTCACAAAGGCAACCCCTTTATCTAACACTGTGACTATCAGTTTGTCTTCGGATCTTCCTGTTGTTGTTGAGTACAAGATTGCCGAGATGGGTTATGTCAGGTTTTACCTGGCTCCTAAGATAgaagaggacgaggacgagACAAAGCCATAA